Part of the Zygotorulaspora mrakii chromosome 2, complete sequence genome, agattCAGTTGCTCTTCTTTTAAATTCTTTTACTGCGAATAAAGTTTCGGATCTTAAACCGTTAGCTGAATTCTGACTTTTTTTATGACATATTCTAACAACACCAAATGCACCTTTGCCTAAGACTTCTTGGCAGCgaccatatttttctgcGAAGCAAAGCgaatcttttttcttgaatagTGGTGCGACAGAAAATGATTCAGTAACATTGTTACTGCTGTCActtgttgtatttttgaactgtcttttttcatttgatgcACCGCTGATTGGAACATgttcattttcatcgaaCTTGTCCAGATCATTTTGGGCATTTTGATTTGCCATTTGTTTCATAAGGCCAGCAAATAATGTTGGCGGGTCCATTCTCTGTTGTGGTGCATTTTGTGATAATTGCGATACTTGAGATTGgtttaattttgaatcaatcaTAATATCAGGTACAGCTGATTTTGCCTGGCCCCTGATCTTTTGGGCACCAACCATATTTTTGATCATGCTTGAAAGTTTTTCTTGTCTCTTTgcacttttcaaatgatgtTCATGAGTGCCATCTGCATGAACGATAAATCTACCGCTGGAAGGCGCTGATGTTAAGGTAGCCGGTATTGCTATTGAAGATGCAGTTGCTGAAGAGCcgttattgttattattcTCACTGCTGCTTCGTATTTTGGAATTTGATGTAGCTCCGCTTGTTGGAGAATTTGAAGACAATGACGTTGCAGAGACCGATGAAGTAAtagatgatgacgatgaagacTGTGGCGATactatttgttttttataACCAAACTGTATGTTTGAATGAGACGATGATGCAGAGTTATGATAAATATTGCTTGATAGCATTGGAGGAGGAGAGGGAGACGATGGTCTCAACGCCTCCAGGGGCGATTTCTTCTGTTTGTTTGATCCATTGTGACTGGTCTGTACCTTTGCAGAAGGAGCACTACTTTGGGAGCTCAGATTCGAATGAGAAACCGAATTCGACACGTCTGTTCCCGATCGTACATCTATCTGGGAAACAGATTTCGAGTTAGAACCAAATAACTTTGCCATCTTAGACAGCGTATTCTTCCGAGAAACGCCTCCGCTATTATTGACACTACTGCCAGTGCCACCAGTGCTAGCATTACTAGCACTGTGTGGGGTATTTCTGCTGGCGCTCAGCATTTCCAACGCCACTAATTTTTTCCCGATATACCTTTACCTTAGCAGCTGACTAATTCAGTAGGAAAGATCACACACAAGCCGCCTTAGTTCCACTTCTACTATATATCAAAACCAGTAGATGGCAAATTCGCAAATGAGGTATCAGTCT contains:
- the SAT4 gene encoding serine/threonine protein kinase SAT4 (similar to Saccharomyces cerevisiae SAT4 (YCR008W); ancestral locus Anc_1.423); translation: MLSASRNTPHSASNASTGGTGSSVNNSGGVSRKNTLSKMAKLFGSNSKSVSQIDVRSGTDVSNSVSHSNLSSQSSAPSAKVQTSHNGSNKQKKSPLEALRPSSPSPPPMLSSNIYHNSASSSHSNIQFGYKKQIVSPQSSSSSSITSSVSATSLSSNSPTSGATSNSKIRSSSENNNNNGSSATASSIAIPATLTSAPSSGRFIVHADGTHEHHLKSAKRQEKLSSMIKNMVGAQKIRGQAKSAVPDIMIDSKLNQSQVSQLSQNAPQQRMDPPTLFAGLMKQMANQNAQNDLDKFDENEHVPISGASNEKRQFKNTTSDSSNNVTESFSVAPLFKKKDSLCFAEKYGRCQEVLGKGAFGVVRICHKKSQNSANGLRSETLFAVKEFKRRATESSEKYSTRLTSEFCISSSLRHTNIITTLDLFQDAKGDYCEVMEYCAGGDLFTLIIAAGKLEYLEADCFFKQLIRGVVYMHDMGVCHRDLKPENLLLKGDGTLKIIDFGNSECFKMAWEKDVHLSAGICGSSPYIAPEEYSHDEFDPRPVDIWACGVIYMAMRTGRQLWRVAQKEDEFYAKYLKGRKEKGGYEPVENLKRARCRNVIYSMLDPVPHRRINAKQILNSEWGREIKCCNDGHALK